From Anopheles funestus chromosome 3RL, idAnoFuneDA-416_04, whole genome shotgun sequence, a single genomic window includes:
- the LOC125771668 gene encoding axotactin isoform X2, whose protein sequence is MTYHAASVLLTIYLTFTVCPYDRFGIGPCVLAIPTNAEPPKEIVYPKCTGPGEPGQCQTFDYRYRFEQTINNCTQFIWGGCGGNLQNNFETYEQCMQQCANETQTPQPPVPLTTTVDPYSSSVRTQTQEAWSLHSSSSTLAPVPDELRGSELTFKETGYEKTFMFAKNNTFIQMDGETIQTFQLRLCREISFQFRTRLPHGLLVYHNVKTPAGVKLDPYALYVIVEKGQLKVVHVFGNHSTSVTVGEGLNRDEWHSVMVRIDVHGARLIARVDNNKEEVYLKGLNHETNYGVSINLMSVVLVGGLSSEEKLHGVKYIIESFVGCIRNVVLSSGKAASDLLPITPLIATKHENVKEGCRNKCHSRQNLCFTGSRCINHYYDISCDCFGTRYEGEHCDIYTATVLTLRGSSYVSYRIYDWKDRVHSPLTRISMMFKTNYDDSALFYASGESLKPQYIAASIKNHSAYIELDFGDGVMSATLGQDLTRHYWHNLTILHEHDKVYAILDDHVRILDLLGPIHNLLFDPEIYFGGGPNLSKRKGLASSNNFVGSLKYVFYNDVSVLFELKKGNPKVHYIGVLEEEFLEANVEVIPITFSYAKSHIWWPMNNPDTLSLKFDFKSSKATAVLAYSEVKTSEGNGFWELRLATDRLSFDLCPDVNSNVTHTTYIRIENPTSWHSIQLTYERNDIKFVVDYRHSVTQMYGLSFNIGDKLIIGSSLKAATSGLVGCLRDLKINGVEIEPRYLVKSERVVGDVSLDNCKYVDPCKKPNTCEHGGKCAVKDDGIICDCKDTGYIGKNCHFTKFRKTCEELALLGYSKSDVYSIDIDGNGVFPPARVKCDFQSLANATKTVVEHNLPSQVDVRSASDEDFSFNIQYREFSAEMLQELISHSLYCTQYIKYDCIKAPLELHSSTWFKSSSNNNTVDSLGEVKRGTCPCTISKNCEDDNHSCNCDANLNRWLSDEGYYKEPPNLGITQMYFLQQKNLDEESQGRITLGPLECVETNTQKYVVTFTTSQSYIEVPGWRKGDIAFSFRTTGEKAILLFQPPIRSNYPSFMVALTGDYQLTFNFTLNTGTPKTLVIDTNRKLNGGEWHKIWIDYNEHHVRFMINTDTRMVDLQPEEEFGPFEGSMFIGGAPTEISKKYTVKQGLIGCFRGLVVNGEILDIYSFMSVHLSEIIKDCKPSCVPNPCKNGAHCRELWSTFECVCQNRWAHLGQHCETNINEDALTFISRESYLKRNYLSDPEDMRDEREKLRAILNSSLLVNLRTYDRHAFVLYANDHYNNFIHLYLTNRSEVVYLYNYGSDIVNLTIEHSELHNARSIQVAVIRTESNTTLYVNEKNVTVERGFLLLDEYSNKPWTNPEQEVLSPHRPPAPPTEYFQFNIGGYDLANLLRPNQDTAELEGYIGCIRGLKIGENLISLREMATQNNAHVTEGVLNGCQMKCDAEPCKNGGICTENFVRQESTCNCEHTSFLGEFCSEEKGASFSGEATLLRRLALAESVSAVRLQLAFSSHDMRRANRVMLLLQSRNDRSYYLMVAITAENHLYIEEDREGATYAARIEGNFMDDARHSVYYTRHGDDASLLVDRVLIPIKTVPNKPLVPVSDPGANHVQIGGVNTTDPRFAVYKSYDGCLSNIFIQVNNETMKPLEEYMLFTKSEAEIITVINSQGVRSAQCKQFDVIQKLTPFNEPALNMTSIIDKNWVVDAPTRVPYKAVYFDPSTKEEKTQVVFITLTAIFVIIVVCCLIEVYRSDREYRKRIERQTDEDIIWSKEQAAKMQNESTTNVKGFAYKSIPGDEKKDNNGTKPLVGILKNGNVTAPSEKATPVETTPINTETGGIRDSQLLDHELQWESLAAEENESLLKEDPSKEPRTMNGDSNGDGPRNRIANGNHHVTDLDHDPSAPDENEDSELTDNPVKVSFAKNPTTIVNSHSPGTRKPPPKLILTHPTEPGDGPATPIGPLPVTMMTSTPLTNGLRSRGPRQVSWGPPPPPALISANPLPFKIDETPESPA, encoded by the exons ATGACCTATCATGCCGCATCAGTATTGCTTACAATTTACCTCACCTTCACCGTCTGCCCGTACGACCGGTTCGGGATCGGACCGTGCGTCCTTGCCATACCGACCAATGCGGAACCCCCGAAGGAAATAGTCTACC CTAAATGTACCGGACCGGGTGAACCGGGTCAGTGCCAAACGTTTGACTATCGGTATCGCTTCGAGCAGACGATCAACAACTGTACGCAGTTCATCTGGGGTGGATGCGGTGGCAATCTGCAGAACAATTTCGAAACGTACGAACAGTGCATGCAGCAGTGTGCTAATGAAACAC AGACGCCCCAACCACCGGTTCCACTGACGACCACCGTCGATCCCTACTCGTCGAGCGTTCGGACACAAACACAGGAAGCATGGTCACTGCACTCGTCCAGCAGTACGCTCGCTCCGGTACCGGATGAGTTGCGCGGTTCGGAGCTAACGTTCAAGGAGACGGGTTACGAGAAAACGTTCATGTTTGCCAAAAACAACACCTTCATACAGATGGATGGAGAAACTATACAGACGTTTCAGCTCAG ACTCTGTCGTGAGATATCGTTCCAGTTTCGGACGCGATTACCACATGGGCTGCTCGTGTATCACAACGTCAAGACGCCCGCCGGTGTAAAGCTCGATCCGTACGCGCTGTACGTTATTGTAGAGAAAGGCCAGCTCAAAGTGGTGCACGTGTTCGGAAACCATTCGACCAGCGTCACCGTCGGCGAGGGTCTTAACCGGGACGAGTGGCACAGTGTTATG GTACGTATCGATGTGCACGGTGCCCGGCTGATAGCTCGTGTCGACAACAACAAGGAGGAGGTGTACCTAAAGGGATTAAATCACGAAACCAATTACGGCGTATCCATCAATCTGATGTCGGTTGTGCTGGTTGGTG GACTCAGCTCGGAAGAAAAACTGCACGGTGTGAAATATATAATTGAGTCATTTGTCGGCTGCATACGAAACGTAGTGCTGAGCTCGGGCAAGGCAGCCTCGGACCTACTCCCGATAACGCCACTCATCGCGACCAAGCACGAAAACGTGAAGGAAGGCTGCCGGAACAAATGCCACTCGCGGCAGAATCTCTGCTTTACCGGTTCGCGATGCATTAATCACTATTATGACATATCGTGCGATTGTTTCGGCACTAGATACGAGGGTGAACACTGTGACATCTACA CTGCAACAGTATTAACGCTCCGAGGATCAAGCTATGTGTCGTACCGGATCTACGATTGGAAGGATCGGGTCCACTCGCCACTGACCCGTATCAGCATGATGTTCAAGACAAACTACGACGATTCGGCACTGTTTTACGCGAGTGGAGAATCACTCAAACCACAGTACATTGCCGCCTCCATCAAGAACCATTCGGCGTACATTGAGCTTGACTTTGGCGATGGTGTGATGAGTGCAACCTTAGGACAAGACCTCACACGGCACTACTGGCATAACCTCACTATTCTTCACGAGCATGATAAGGTTTACGCCATTTTAGACGATCACGTACGCATACTGGACCTTTTGGGACCGATCCACAATTTGCTGTTCGATCCGGAAATCTACTTCGGCGGTGGTCCAAACCTCAGCAAACGGAAGGGTTTGGCATCGAGCAATAACTTTGTCGGTTCGCTCAAGTACGTCTTCTACAACGATGTGTCGGTACTGTTCGAGCTGAAGAAAGGTAACCCAAAGGTACACTACATCGGTGTACTGGAGGAAGAGTTCTTGGAAGCGAATGTGGAGGTGATACCGATTACGTTCTCGTACGCAAAGTCACACATCTGGTGGCCGATGAACAATCCCGATACACTTTCGCTTAAGTTTGACTTCAAGAGCAGCAAGGCGACGGCAGTTCTGGCGTACAGTGAGGTGAAAACCAGCGAAGGCAATGGATTCTGGGAG CTTCGTTTGGCAACCGATCGGCTAAGTTTTGACCTATGCCCGGACGTGAATAGCAACGTCACACACACCACGTACATTCGCATTGAAAATCCAACCTCCTGGCATTCGATCCAGCTCACGTACGAACGCAACGACATCAAATTCGTCGTCGATTATCGACACTCGGTAACGCAAATGTATGGACTTTCGTTCAACATCGGTGATAAGCTCATTATCGGCAGCAGTCTTAAGGCGGCCACATCCGGTCTGGTTGGATGCCTTCGGGATCTTAAAATAAATGGTGTAGAAATCGAACCGCGATATCTCGTGAAAAGTGAACGTGTGGTAGGCGATGTTTCACTGGACAACTGCAAGTACGTCGATCCGTGTAAGAAACCAAACACCTGCGAGCATGGTGGCAAGTGTGCGGTAAAAGATGACGGTATCATCTGTGACTGTAAGGACACAGGGTACATCGGCAAGAACTGTCACTTTACAAAGTTCCGCAAAACGTGCGAAGAGTTAGCACTGCTCGGTTACTCCAAATCGGACGTCTACTCGATCGATATCGATGGTAATGGAGTGTTTCCACCGGCGAGAGTAAAGTGTGACTTCCAGAGCTTGGCGAACGCAACCAAAACGGTCGTGGAACATAATTTACCATCCCAGGTTGACGTACGTTCGGCATCGGATGAAGATTTCAGCTTCAACATTCAGTACCGTGAGTTTAGTGCGGAAATGCTGCAGGAACTGATATCGCACTCACTGTACTGCACGCAGTACATCAAGTACGATTGCATTAAGGCACCGCTAGAGTTGCACTCTTCGACATGGTTTAAATCATCCAGCAATAACAACACGGTCGATTCCCTTGGGGAAGTTAAAAG AGGTACGTGTCCTTGTACGATCAGTAAAAACTGTGAAGATGACAACCATTCCTGTAACTGTGACGCGAATCTTAACCGATGGCTCTCGGACGAAGGATACTACAAGGAGCCCCCAAATCTTGGCATTACGCAGATGTACTTCCTGCAGCAGAAGAATCTAGACGAGGAGTCCCAGGGACGGATCACACTCGGTCCACTCGAATGTGTTGAAACAA ATACCCAAAAGTACGTCGTCACGTTCACAACATCCCAGTCATACATTGAGGTACCGGGATGGCGTAAAGGTGACATTGCGTTCTCCTTCCGCACCACCGGTGAAAAGGCTATTCTACTCTTCCAACCTCCGATACGTTCGAACTATCCCTCGTTCATGGTGGCACTAACCGGGGACTATCAGCTCACATTTAACTTTACCCTCAACACTGGCACACCGAAAACGCTTGTGATTGATACGAATCGGAAGCTGAATGGTGGCGAATGGCACAAGATCTGGATCGATTACAATGAGCATCATGTACGGTTTATGATCAACACTGATACGCGCATGGTGGATCTGCAACCGGAGGAAGAGTTTGGTCCTTTCGAGGGCAGTATGTTTATTGGAGGAGCTCCCAC AGAAATCTCCAAAAAGTACACCGTTAAGCAGGGACTGATCGGCTGTTTCCGGGGCCTTGTCGTGAACGGGGAAATTCTTGATATCTACAGCTTTATGTCGGTGCACTTGTCAGAAATCATTAAAGACTGCAAACCGTCCTGTGTTCCGAATCCCTGCAAGAATGGTGCTCACTGTCGGGAACTTTGGAGTACGTTTGAATGTGTGTGCCAGAACCGTTGGGCACACCTGGGACAGCATTGTGAGACGA ACATCAACGAAGATGCACTTACCTTCATCAGCCGAGAATCGTACCTGAAGCGTAACTATCTCTCTGATCCAGAGGATATGCGTGACGAACGGGAAAAACTACGAGCCATATTGAACTCCTCATTGTTGGTAAACCTTCGCACCTACGACCGACATGCGTTTGTGCTGTACGCAAACGATCACTATAATAACTTCATACACCTGTATCTGACCAACCGAAGTGAGGTGGTTTATCTGTACAATTACGGTAGTGACATCGTTAACCTAACTATCGAACACAGTGAACTGCACAATGCACGAAGCATCCAGGTGGCGGTCATACGTACCGAGTCCAACACAACGCTGTACGTTAACGAAAAGAATGTCACGGTAGAGCGTGGGTTCCTGCTACTCGATGAGTATTCCAACAAACCTTGGACAAATCCGGAACAGG AGGTGCTATCTCCACATCGACCACCGGCTCCTCCGACCGAGTACTTCCAGTTTAACATCGGTGGATACGATCTGGCGAACTTATTGCGCCCCAATCAAGATACGGCAGAGTTGGAGGGATATATTGGTTGCATCAGAGGGCTCAAAATTGGGGAAAATCTGATCTCGTTACGTGAAATGGCCACCCAGAATAATGCACATG TTACCGAAGGTGTGCTGAACGGTTGCCAGATGAAGTGTGACGCTGAGCCGTGCAAAAACGGTGGCATCTGTACGGAGAACTTCGTGCGGCAGGAAAGCACCTGCAACTGTGAGCACACGAGCTTTCTCGGGGAATTCTGTTCCGAGGAAAAGGGCGCTAGCTTTAGTGGTGAGGCCACGTTGCTGCGTCGGTTAGCGCTGGCTGAGAGTGTTAGTGCCGTGCGGTTACAGCTTGCCTTCTCCAGCCACGATATGCGCCGAGCGAACCGGGtaatgctgttgctgcagtcACGCAACGACCGCAGCTACTATCTGATGGTGGCCATTACCGCTGAAAACCATCTGTACATCGAGGAGGACCGGGAGGGTGCGACGTATGCGGCACGCATCGAGGGTAACTTTATGGATGATGCGCGCCATTCGGTGTACTACACGCGGCACGGTGACGATGCATCGTTGCTGGTCGACCGGGTGCTGATACCGATCAAGACCGTACCGAATAAGCCGCTCGTGCCGGTATCGGATCCCGGTGCCAATCACGTCCAGATCGGTGGCGTTAATACGACCGATCCACGGTTCGCGGTGTACAAAAGCTACGATGGCTGTCTGTCGA ATATCTTCATCCAGGTCAATAATGAAACGATGAAACCGTTGGAGGAGTACATGCTGTTCACCAAGAGCGAGGCGGAAATCATTACCGTCATCAACTCGCAGGGCGTTCGGTCTGCACAGTGCAAGCAGTTCGATGTCATCCAGAAGCTGACGCCTTTCAACGAACCGGCACTCAATATGACTTCG ATTATTGATAAGAACTGGGTCGTCGATGCACCAACACGCGTACCGTACAAAGCGGTCTACTTTGACCCATCGACCAAGGAGGAAAAAACGCAAGTTGTGTTCATAACGCTGACGGCCATCTTTGTTATCATCGTCGTGTGCTGCCTGATTGAGGTGTACCGGTCCGACCGGGAGTACCGCAAGCGGATCGAACGTCAGACGGATGAGGATATTATCTGGTCAAAGGAACAGGCAGCTAAAATGCAAAACGAGTCGACGACGAATGTGAAAGGATTCGCGTACAAATCG ATCCCCGGTGACGAGAAAAAGGATAACAACGGTACGAAACCTTTGGTGGGCATACTGAAGAATGGCAATGTGACGGCACCGTCGGAAAAGGCAACGCCGGTGGAAACGACACCGATCAACACGGAAACTGGTGGCATTCGTG ACAGTCAACTGCTTGATCACGAGCTACAGTGGGAATCATTAGCGGCGGAAGAGAACGAATCACTGCTAAAAGAGGATCCCTCCAAAGAGCCCCGAACGATGAATGGTGATAGCAATGGAGATGGTCCGAGGAATCGTATCGCCAACGGTAATCATCACGTAACCGATCTCGATCACGATCCATCCGCACCGGATGAAAACGAGGACAGCGAGCTAACCGATAACCCG GTGAAAGTTAGCTTTGCTAAAAACCCCACCACCATAGTCAATTCTCACTCACCCGGCACAAGGAAACCGCCGCCAAAGCTGATACTGACCCATCCGACGGAACCGGGCGATGGACCGGCCACACCAATTGGACCCCTGCCGGTTACCATGATGACGTCGACACCGCTCACCAACGGGTTACGTTCGCGTGGTCCACGGCAAGTGTCCTGgggtccaccaccaccaccagcactgATAAGCGCGAATCCCTTACCGTTTAAAATTGATGAAACACCGGAATCTCCGGCGTAG